In one window of Polaromonas naphthalenivorans CJ2 DNA:
- a CDS encoding 16S rRNA (uracil(1498)-N(3))-methyltransferase produces the protein MSARFYADVALAAGTSISLPEQTARHVQVLRLQPGERITLFNGRGDTEGEFDATVERMGRSDVDVTIGAWTATAREAARTIHLVVGMPANDRMDWLIEKATELGAASIQPVMSERSVLRLKAERADKKVAHWRGIAIASSEQCGRNRVPLIHDVATLGEWLKKSTAETGAAASNGMRLLLSLQDGSRPLAEAVASTALASFTFLNGPEGGLSPAEEAAALACGFSPVTLGPRVLRAETAPLAALATLLCY, from the coding sequence GTGAGCGCGCGCTTTTATGCCGACGTGGCGCTCGCCGCCGGAACGTCCATCAGCCTGCCCGAGCAGACTGCCCGCCATGTGCAGGTGCTGCGCCTGCAGCCGGGCGAGCGCATCACGCTGTTCAACGGCCGGGGCGACACTGAAGGCGAATTCGACGCCACCGTCGAGCGCATGGGCCGCAGCGACGTGGACGTGACCATCGGCGCCTGGACTGCCACCGCGCGCGAGGCCGCGCGCACCATCCACCTGGTCGTCGGCATGCCGGCCAACGACCGCATGGACTGGCTGATCGAAAAAGCCACCGAACTCGGCGCGGCCAGCATCCAGCCGGTGATGAGCGAGCGCAGCGTGCTGCGCCTCAAGGCCGAGCGCGCCGACAAGAAGGTCGCGCACTGGCGCGGCATCGCCATCGCATCGAGCGAACAGTGCGGGCGCAACCGGGTGCCGCTGATTCACGACGTGGCGACGCTGGGCGAATGGCTGAAGAAAAGCACGGCGGAAACCGGCGCCGCCGCCAGCAACGGCATGCGGCTGCTGCTGTCGCTGCAGGACGGCAGCAGGCCGCTGGCTGAAGCCGTCGCCAGCACCGCACTGGCCTCCTTCACGTTTCTCAATGGCCCGGAAGGCGGCCTGAGCCCGGCCGAGGAAGCCGCCGCCCTTGCCTGCGGCTTCAGCCCGGTCACGCTCGGGCCGCGCGTGCTGCGCGCCGAAACCGCGCCGCTGGCCGCGCTGGCCACGCTGCTCTGTTATTAA
- a CDS encoding tripartite tricarboxylate transporter substrate binding protein translates to MKPLDLLANATRPAALGYWLAASLLSAPLLASAQAALPWPSKPITLVVTYPPGGGADAMARLIAPRLGEALGQNVIVENKPGAGGQIGAASVAKAVPDGHTLMLDASSFAVNPSLYRKLPYDADKAFRAIGVIALFPNVVLVNAQFPAKNVGELIAAARARPGAVSFASSGNGSAQHLAGALFASAAKVDMVHIPYKGGGPALNDVIGGQVPLFFGNLASTLPHIQGGKLRALAVTSARRSPILPDVPTLAEAGVSGAEVYEWNAVFAPAATPEAVVSKLSAALKKALDAPDVKARIAQLGGEIQHGDPGTAQRFVREQTALWARVVKASAISLD, encoded by the coding sequence ATGAAACCGCTCGATTTATTGGCCAACGCGACACGGCCCGCCGCGCTCGGGTATTGGCTGGCTGCCAGCCTGCTGTCAGCCCCGTTGCTGGCAAGCGCCCAAGCGGCCCTGCCCTGGCCCAGCAAACCCATCACGCTGGTGGTGACCTATCCGCCGGGCGGGGGCGCCGATGCCATGGCCCGGCTGATTGCGCCCAGGCTGGGCGAAGCGCTCGGCCAGAACGTGATCGTGGAAAACAAGCCGGGCGCGGGCGGGCAAATCGGTGCCGCCTCGGTGGCCAAGGCCGTGCCCGACGGGCACACGCTGATGCTCGATGCGTCGTCGTTCGCGGTGAACCCGTCGCTGTACCGCAAGCTGCCCTACGACGCCGACAAGGCGTTTCGCGCCATCGGCGTGATTGCGCTGTTCCCGAACGTGGTGCTGGTCAATGCGCAGTTTCCGGCAAAAAATGTCGGCGAGCTGATAGCGGCTGCCCGGGCCAGGCCGGGCGCCGTGTCTTTCGCCTCATCGGGCAACGGCTCGGCCCAGCACCTGGCCGGCGCCCTGTTTGCCTCGGCCGCCAAAGTGGACATGGTGCATATCCCCTACAAGGGCGGCGGTCCGGCATTGAACGACGTGATTGGCGGCCAGGTGCCCTTGTTCTTTGGCAACCTTGCCTCGACGCTGCCGCACATCCAGGGCGGCAAACTGCGCGCGCTCGCCGTCACCTCGGCCAGGCGCTCACCCATCCTGCCCGACGTGCCCACGCTGGCCGAGGCGGGCGTCAGCGGTGCGGAGGTGTACGAATGGAACGCCGTCTTTGCTCCGGCGGCCACGCCGGAAGCCGTGGTGAGCAAGCTGTCGGCGGCGCTGAAAAAAGCGCTGGACGCGCCCGACGTCAAGGCCCGCATTGCCCAGCTCGGCGGGGAGATTCAACACGGCGACCCGGGCACGGCCCAGCGCTTCGTGCGTGAGCAGACGGCGCTCTGGGCGCGCGTGGTCAAGGCCAGCGCCATCTCGCTGGACTAA
- a CDS encoding response regulator transcription factor, which translates to MPPSPDGALISVMLVEDDVHFQNALIAAIARAPDIRLAALAGSRAQGLQALRGPPADVLLVDLGLPDGSGIDVIRAAHSLWPGCAVMVSTTFGDEAHVLQSIEAGASGYLLKDSAPEDMLDEIRTLHQGGSPISPMIARQILNRFRDRPAMPAPAAASASAFAQAQLCAPGLLPGPGVPEQAMLSSREMEVLQLITRGFTADEIARLLQVSSHTVQTYVRRIYSKLKVRSKAEAIYEARQQGILSA; encoded by the coding sequence ATGCCCCCCAGCCCCGACGGCGCGCTCATCAGCGTCATGCTTGTAGAGGACGACGTTCATTTTCAAAACGCCCTGATCGCGGCCATCGCGAGGGCGCCCGACATCCGGCTGGCAGCGCTTGCGGGCAGCCGCGCCCAGGGGCTGCAAGCCTTGCGCGGCCCGCCCGCCGACGTGCTGCTGGTGGACCTGGGCCTGCCAGACGGCTCGGGCATCGACGTGATTCGCGCCGCGCACAGCCTGTGGCCGGGCTGCGCGGTGATGGTCAGCACCACCTTTGGCGATGAGGCGCATGTGCTGCAATCCATCGAAGCCGGCGCTTCGGGCTATTTGCTCAAGGACAGCGCGCCCGAGGACATGCTGGATGAAATCCGCACCCTGCACCAAGGCGGCAGCCCCATCAGCCCGATGATTGCGCGGCAGATACTGAACCGCTTTCGCGACCGGCCGGCGATGCCTGCGCCCGCTGCCGCCAGCGCTTCGGCTTTTGCGCAAGCGCAGCTTTGCGCGCCCGGCCTGCTGCCCGGTCCTGGCGTGCCTGAGCAGGCGATGCTGTCGAGCCGCGAAATGGAAGTGCTGCAACTGATCACCCGCGGCTTCACGGCCGACGAAATCGCCCGGCTGCTGCAGGTGTCCTCGCACACCGTGCAAACCTATGTGCGCCGCATCTACAGCAAGCTCAAGGTCAGGTCCAAGGCCGAAGCGATTTACGAAGCCAGGCAGCAGGGCATTCTGTCGGCCTGA
- a CDS encoding sensor histidine kinase, whose protein sequence is MHDVWVSRKPRHGWLAYGMAVALAALMACWPGRSSAEPLHFQTAQVLGMDEGHGFSAPPYLLEAANPQGDWRPVSLPHAVPPELLPGVDDPLRPRTVVSWYRLQVPRQQDAADALNPYYLYIPRWKTDGQLAVYASGRLVYRSSGNLLWNGSNHPLWIPLDKARSAELPDSLLLRVEHLRATGAAVSSVWLGRQDEIGWRYRMRDLLQVQLPLMVSAAFLAVGLFALFVWIRQKAASRAPDSLYLLFFAMSLASFIRSLHFYVGQFKLPLPDQWFGWLTISALFWLIATSHFLLVRLHRRPQPRLSRAVIGITALVSLVTLPLLSAVLPGASELARVIYLVLLGMGFAIAISGLRNARLAGSGEGLLLASWGVAGMLLGVHDWLLQNNLVSVEGSYLSVYVGTGLFLIFMYIMFRRYLGALEEARQANASLAQRLRAREAELNASHARLREVEHRQTLSQERQRLMQDMHDGLGSSLVSALRVVEDGQLHEAQVADVLRSCIDDLKLAIDSMEPVEADLLLLLATLRFRLGNRLKSSSIRLVWNISDVPALPWLDPRNALHILRILQEAFANILKHAQASEIGVSTSAGNGWIEVAVADNGQGFSVDEAMKGGGKGLMNQRRRAEAIGGEVLLASSSKGSVLTLRLPEKHPA, encoded by the coding sequence TTGCATGATGTTTGGGTCAGCCGCAAACCCCGGCATGGCTGGCTGGCGTATGGCATGGCTGTGGCGCTGGCGGCGCTCATGGCCTGCTGGCCGGGGCGAAGCAGCGCCGAGCCCTTGCATTTCCAGACGGCGCAAGTTCTGGGCATGGATGAAGGGCACGGCTTTTCGGCGCCCCCTTATTTGCTGGAAGCCGCCAATCCGCAGGGCGACTGGCGCCCGGTGAGCCTGCCGCATGCGGTGCCGCCGGAACTTCTGCCCGGCGTCGATGACCCGCTCAGGCCCCGTACCGTGGTGAGCTGGTACCGCCTGCAGGTGCCCAGGCAGCAAGACGCGGCGGATGCGCTCAATCCCTACTACCTCTATATTCCGCGCTGGAAAACAGACGGCCAGCTGGCGGTGTATGCCAGCGGACGGCTGGTGTACCGCTCCAGCGGCAACCTGCTCTGGAACGGCTCGAACCATCCGCTGTGGATACCGCTGGACAAAGCCCGGAGCGCCGAGCTGCCGGACAGCCTCCTGCTGAGGGTCGAGCACCTGCGCGCCACCGGTGCGGCCGTCTCCAGCGTCTGGCTGGGCCGGCAGGACGAGATCGGCTGGCGCTATCGGATGCGTGACCTGCTGCAGGTGCAGCTGCCCCTGATGGTCAGCGCGGCATTTCTGGCGGTGGGCCTGTTTGCGCTGTTCGTGTGGATCAGGCAGAAAGCGGCTTCGCGGGCACCGGATTCGCTGTATCTGCTGTTTTTTGCCATGTCGCTGGCCTCTTTTATCCGCAGCCTGCATTTCTACGTCGGCCAGTTCAAGCTGCCGCTGCCCGACCAATGGTTTGGCTGGCTGACCATCAGCGCCCTGTTCTGGCTGATAGCGACCTCGCATTTTCTGCTGGTGCGTCTGCACCGCAGGCCCCAGCCCCGGCTGAGCCGCGCGGTCATCGGCATCACCGCGCTGGTCAGCCTGGTCACGCTGCCGCTGCTGTCGGCGGTCCTGCCCGGTGCGTCCGAGCTGGCGCGCGTCATTTACCTGGTGCTGCTGGGCATGGGTTTTGCCATTGCTATCAGTGGCTTGCGCAATGCCCGGCTGGCCGGATCGGGCGAGGGCCTGCTGCTGGCGTCATGGGGCGTGGCCGGCATGCTGCTGGGCGTGCATGACTGGCTGCTCCAGAACAACCTGGTCAGCGTGGAAGGCAGCTACCTCAGCGTCTATGTCGGCACCGGCCTGTTTCTGATCTTCATGTACATCATGTTTCGCCGCTACCTGGGCGCCCTGGAGGAGGCCCGGCAGGCCAATGCCAGCCTGGCGCAGCGCCTGCGGGCGCGCGAGGCCGAACTCAATGCAAGCCATGCCCGCCTGCGCGAGGTCGAGCACCGGCAGACCCTGAGCCAGGAGCGCCAGCGCCTGATGCAGGACATGCACGACGGGCTGGGCTCGTCGCTGGTCAGCGCCCTGCGGGTGGTGGAGGATGGCCAGCTGCACGAGGCGCAGGTGGCCGATGTGCTCAGGAGCTGCATCGACGACCTGAAACTGGCGATTGACTCCATGGAGCCGGTCGAAGCCGACCTGTTGCTGTTGCTGGCGACGCTGCGCTTTCGGCTCGGCAACCGGCTCAAGAGCAGCAGCATCCGGCTGGTGTGGAACATCAGCGACGTGCCGGCGCTGCCCTGGCTGGACCCGCGCAATGCGCTGCACATCCTGCGCATCCTGCAGGAGGCCTTCGCCAACATCCTCAAGCATGCGCAGGCCAGCGAGATTGGTGTCAGCACCAGCGCTGGCAACGGCTGGATCGAGGTGGCGGTTGCCGACAACGGCCAGGGCTTCAGCGTGGATGAAGCCATGAAAGGCGGCGGCAAGGGCTTGATGAACCAGAGGCGCCGTGCCGAGGCCATTGGCGGCGAAGTGCTGCTGGCGTCGTCGTCCAAAGGCTCGGTGCTGACCCTGCGCCTGCCTGAAAAACACCCGGCGTGA
- a CDS encoding GntR family transcriptional regulator, producing MLIQDLTSTPPAASGDQPAPGQSRYGWLASGLRARITQGEWIPGTALPPEALLAKEHGVALGTLRQALALLVAEGLLERRHGRGTFVRAGLGGASMLRFFRFRNAGELQATPQSSILARSVALASVNEADALGLPAGASVLTLERLRSLDGRPCLLEHITLPLPAFAALAASSTEDWDDLLYPMYQRVCGVTVHRAQDQLSFGLLSAEQARRLQLEAGHPCVQVQRTAFDLAGRCIELRTTLGDAFAFQYTAQVR from the coding sequence ATGTTGATTCAAGATTTAACTTCAACACCACCTGCCGCCAGTGGCGATCAGCCGGCACCGGGTCAGAGCCGCTACGGCTGGCTGGCCAGCGGCTTGCGCGCCCGCATCACGCAGGGCGAATGGATTCCGGGCACCGCCTTGCCGCCCGAAGCGCTGCTGGCCAAGGAGCATGGCGTCGCCCTGGGCACCCTGCGCCAGGCCCTGGCCTTGCTGGTGGCCGAGGGACTGCTGGAGCGCCGCCATGGGCGTGGCACCTTTGTGCGCGCCGGGCTGGGCGGCGCTTCGATGCTGCGCTTTTTCCGTTTCCGCAACGCTGGCGAATTGCAGGCAACGCCCCAGTCAAGCATCCTGGCCCGGTCAGTGGCATTGGCCAGCGTGAATGAGGCCGACGCGCTGGGCTTGCCGGCGGGCGCAAGCGTATTGACGCTGGAGCGGCTGCGCAGCCTGGACGGCCGGCCTTGCCTGCTCGAACACATCACGCTGCCGCTGCCGGCCTTTGCCGCGCTGGCAGCTTCTAGCACCGAGGACTGGGACGATCTTCTGTACCCCATGTACCAGCGCGTGTGCGGCGTCACGGTGCACCGTGCGCAAGACCAGCTCAGTTTTGGCCTGCTCAGCGCCGAACAGGCCCGGCGGCTCCAGCTGGAGGCCGGTCACCCTTGCGTGCAGGTCCAGCGGACGGCATTCGACCTGGCGGGGCGCTGCATTGAGTTGCGCACCACGCTGGGCGATGCGTTTGCCTTCCAGTACACGGCGCAAGTCCGTTAA
- a CDS encoding Bug family tripartite tricarboxylate transporter substrate binding protein: MNNLNLNRRDLIKAGAAAACALWLPHSQAQAVWPSKPLRLVVPFAPGGSSEIVARAVASEMAKTIGQNVFVDNKPGAAGNIAMQEVANSTDDHTLILGHIGTLAVNPYIFPKLPYDANKDFVPITLVSKVPSLYVVHPDLPVKNLKEFIAYAKAKPGQLNYGSAGNGSAGHLAFEYLKMESGIFMVHVPYRGTGPMLTDLMGGRLQAASVGAPALLAFIKAGKLRCIATGTAQRLPQLPDVPTVAEQGFKGFEMTQWYGLMAPSKWPKANIARLEAEAIKASRSAQVKEKLAQETALAVGSTGAEFDAFIRAEQARWKAVIARAQIKPDGA; this comes from the coding sequence ATGAACAACCTGAACCTGAACCGCCGCGACCTGATCAAGGCCGGCGCCGCAGCAGCCTGCGCCCTGTGGCTGCCCCACTCGCAGGCCCAGGCGGTCTGGCCCAGCAAGCCGCTGCGGCTGGTCGTGCCGTTTGCACCGGGCGGAAGTTCCGAGATCGTCGCCCGCGCCGTCGCCAGCGAGATGGCCAAGACCATCGGTCAGAACGTGTTCGTGGACAACAAGCCCGGCGCCGCCGGCAACATCGCGATGCAGGAAGTGGCCAACAGCACCGACGACCACACCCTGATCCTGGGGCATATCGGCACCCTGGCCGTCAATCCCTACATCTTCCCCAAGCTGCCCTACGACGCCAACAAGGACTTCGTGCCGATCACGCTGGTCTCCAAGGTGCCGAGCCTGTATGTGGTGCATCCCGACCTTCCGGTGAAAAATCTCAAGGAGTTCATCGCCTACGCCAAAGCCAAGCCCGGTCAGCTGAACTACGGCTCGGCCGGCAACGGCAGCGCCGGGCATCTGGCCTTCGAGTACCTGAAGATGGAGAGCGGAATCTTCATGGTGCATGTGCCGTACCGGGGAACCGGCCCGATGCTGACCGACCTGATGGGCGGACGGCTGCAGGCCGCCTCGGTGGGCGCGCCGGCCCTGCTGGCCTTCATCAAGGCCGGCAAGCTGCGCTGCATCGCCACCGGCACCGCGCAGCGACTGCCCCAGTTGCCTGACGTTCCGACGGTCGCCGAGCAAGGCTTCAAGGGCTTCGAGATGACGCAGTGGTACGGACTGATGGCGCCAAGCAAGTGGCCCAAGGCCAACATCGCCAGGTTAGAGGCCGAGGCGATCAAGGCATCGCGCAGCGCTCAGGTCAAGGAAAAACTGGCCCAGGAAACCGCGCTGGCCGTGGGCAGCACGGGCGCGGAGTTCGACGCCTTCATCCGGGCCGAACAGGCGCGCTGGAAGGCCGTCATCGCCCGCGCCCAGATCAAGCCGGACGGCGCGTAA
- a CDS encoding M20 family metallopeptidase, producing MNAPLHREIPAGILDAAQMLSQVTTQWDEDIVQQLTDYIAIPAKSPGFDPEWVQHGFIDAVVRNAATWVEAQKVEGLTLEIVRLEGRTPVLFFEIPATRAGSTQTVLMYGHLDKQPEFNGWRSDLGPWTPKYENGRLYGRGGADDGYAVYASIAAVQALKAQNIEHPRIVGLIETCEESGSYDLLPYVNALKDRLGEVALVVCLDSGAGNYDQLWLTTSLRGNGGGVLKVEVLTEGVHSGDASGLVPSSFRIMRQVLDRLEDSATGRLLPASFHCEVPADRLAQARATAAILGDELYKRFPWAHYDCEGSTSFTLPTTTDPLESLLNRTWRPTLSVTGAEGFPSLRDAGNVLRPYSAFKLSLRFPPLIDAGAAVQELKKLLEDNAPYQAKVTFEGGGGANGWNAPSSAQWFEDALNDASQNFFGAPCGTIGQGGTIPLMSLLSQGFPSAQMMVCGVLGPQSNAHGPNEFLHVPYAKKLTAAVAQVIARMPG from the coding sequence ATGAACGCCCCCCTGCACCGCGAAATTCCCGCCGGCATCCTCGACGCCGCCCAGATGCTGTCCCAGGTCACCACGCAGTGGGACGAGGACATCGTCCAGCAACTCACCGACTACATCGCCATTCCGGCCAAGTCGCCGGGGTTCGATCCTGAATGGGTGCAGCACGGCTTCATCGACGCCGTCGTGCGCAATGCCGCAACCTGGGTCGAGGCGCAAAAAGTCGAGGGCTTGACGCTGGAGATCGTCCGGCTCGAAGGGCGCACACCGGTGCTGTTCTTTGAAATCCCGGCGACGCGTGCCGGCTCGACGCAGACCGTGCTGATGTACGGCCACCTCGACAAGCAGCCCGAGTTCAACGGCTGGCGCAGCGACCTCGGGCCGTGGACGCCCAAGTACGAAAACGGCAGGCTCTACGGCCGGGGCGGCGCCGACGACGGCTACGCGGTCTATGCCAGCATCGCCGCCGTGCAGGCGCTCAAAGCGCAGAACATCGAGCATCCGCGCATCGTCGGCCTGATCGAAACCTGCGAGGAAAGCGGCTCGTATGACCTGCTGCCCTACGTCAACGCGCTGAAGGATCGGCTCGGCGAGGTCGCGCTGGTGGTCTGCCTGGACTCGGGCGCGGGCAACTACGACCAGCTCTGGCTCACCACCAGCCTGCGCGGCAACGGCGGCGGCGTTTTGAAAGTCGAAGTGCTGACCGAAGGCGTGCATTCGGGCGACGCCAGCGGCCTGGTGCCGTCGAGCTTTCGCATCATGCGCCAGGTGCTCGACCGGCTCGAAGACAGCGCCACCGGCCGCCTGCTGCCGGCCAGCTTTCACTGCGAAGTGCCCGCCGACCGGCTGGCGCAGGCCAGGGCCACGGCGGCCATCCTGGGCGACGAGCTGTACAAGCGCTTCCCGTGGGCGCATTACGACTGCGAAGGCTCGACCAGTTTCACGCTGCCGACGACCACCGACCCGCTCGAATCGCTGCTCAACCGCACCTGGCGGCCCACGCTCAGCGTGACCGGCGCCGAAGGGTTTCCGTCGCTGCGCGACGCGGGCAACGTGCTGCGACCCTACAGCGCCTTCAAGCTGTCGCTGCGCTTTCCGCCGCTGATCGACGCCGGCGCGGCGGTGCAGGAGCTGAAAAAGCTGCTCGAAGACAACGCGCCGTACCAGGCCAAAGTCACGTTCGAGGGCGGCGGCGGCGCGAACGGCTGGAATGCGCCTTCCAGCGCGCAGTGGTTCGAGGACGCGCTGAACGACGCGTCGCAAAACTTCTTCGGCGCGCCCTGCGGCACCATCGGCCAGGGCGGCACGATTCCCCTGATGAGCCTGCTGAGCCAGGGCTTTCCGAGCGCGCAGATGATGGTCTGCGGCGTGCTCGGCCCGCAGAGCAATGCGCACGGGCCGAACGAGTTTTTGCATGTGCCGTATGCCAAGAAGCTGACGGCGGCCGTGGCGCAGGTGATCGCGCGCATGCCGGGCTGA
- a CDS encoding aminoglycoside phosphotransferase family protein, protein MTASPPDWLDPARASAFAHWLAAVAPQHALQPDTVRLASADASFRRYFRVDAAAGTASFIIMDAPPAQEDCAPFVKVAGLMADAGLSAPRVLAWDEPLGFMLLSDLGAQTMLDVIAPPAAVDARVEATTAHFDLYMQAVDVLVQWQLASKPGVLPPYDDALLSRELALFPEWYVGKHRGFALDATLMGKLDPLFAQIKASNLQSLDGARVYVHRDFMPRNLMVDKNGDLGVLDFQDAVYGPITYDIASLMRDAFLSWEEEFVLDITVRYWQRARKAGLPVGDDFGEFYRAVEWMGLQRHLKVLGIFARLTLRDGKPKYLLDTPRFIKYARATCARYRQLGPLMVLLDEIEGNETRVGYTF, encoded by the coding sequence ATGACCGCTTCCCCTCCCGACTGGCTTGACCCCGCGCGCGCCAGCGCCTTTGCCCACTGGCTGGCCGCCGTGGCGCCGCAACACGCCCTGCAGCCCGATACCGTCCGGCTGGCCTCGGCCGATGCCAGCTTTCGGCGCTATTTCCGCGTGGACGCGGCCGCTGGCACGGCCAGCTTCATCATCATGGATGCGCCGCCGGCCCAGGAAGACTGCGCGCCGTTCGTCAAGGTGGCCGGCCTGATGGCGGACGCCGGCCTGAGCGCGCCGCGCGTGCTGGCCTGGGACGAGCCGCTGGGCTTCATGCTGCTGAGCGACCTGGGCGCGCAGACCATGCTCGACGTGATCGCGCCGCCCGCCGCCGTCGATGCCCGCGTCGAGGCGACAACAGCGCACTTCGACCTCTACATGCAGGCGGTGGACGTGCTGGTGCAGTGGCAGCTGGCGTCCAAACCCGGCGTACTGCCGCCCTACGACGACGCGCTGCTGTCGCGCGAACTGGCGCTGTTCCCCGAGTGGTATGTCGGCAAGCACCGGGGTTTTGCGCTCGACGCCACACTGATGGGCAAGCTCGATCCGCTGTTCGCGCAGATCAAGGCCAGCAACCTGCAGTCGCTCGACGGCGCGCGCGTCTATGTGCACCGCGACTTCATGCCGCGCAACCTGATGGTGGACAAGAACGGCGACCTCGGCGTGCTCGACTTCCAGGACGCGGTCTATGGCCCGATCACCTACGACATCGCCAGCCTGATGCGCGATGCCTTTTTAAGCTGGGAAGAGGAGTTCGTGCTCGACATCACCGTGCGCTACTGGCAAAGGGCGCGCAAGGCCGGCCTGCCGGTCGGCGACGATTTCGGCGAGTTCTACCGGGCGGTCGAATGGATGGGCCTGCAGCGCCACCTCAAGGTGCTCGGGATTTTTGCGCGCCTGACGCTGCGCGACGGCAAGCCCAAGTACCTGCTTGATACGCCGCGCTTCATCAAATACGCCCGCGCGACCTGCGCCCGCTACCGCCAGCTCGGGCCGCTGATGGTGCTGCTCGACGAGATCGAAGGCAACGAAACCCGCGTGGGGTACACGTTTTGA
- a CDS encoding amidohydrolase family protein produces the protein MFSDVSKTAVDTHFHVFRAGIAQAGARYAPAYDAPFSSWQANAQPLGVGRGVLVQTSFMGSDNTQLVAELERWPGVLRGVAVVGPEATLQTLQPLHRAGVRAIRLNLAGVSHALREWSKAAPLWDALALLGWHLELHTDIGRLPEVLAQLPGELPLVIDHMGKPEAISADDATVRALAERARRSNVHLKLSGAYRLGGLNPGELSRLWLGELGAGRLLWGSDWPCTNHESLADYPGLLNSLHEWLGDEAVIETVLSTNPRRLYWGD, from the coding sequence ATGTTTTCTGATGTGTCAAAAACCGCCGTCGATACGCATTTCCATGTTTTCAGGGCGGGCATTGCCCAGGCCGGAGCGCGCTACGCGCCGGCTTACGATGCGCCGTTTTCAAGCTGGCAAGCCAACGCTCAGCCGCTGGGCGTGGGTCGCGGCGTGCTGGTCCAGACCAGCTTCATGGGCAGCGACAACACGCAGCTGGTCGCTGAACTGGAGCGATGGCCAGGCGTCTTGCGCGGCGTCGCGGTGGTCGGGCCGGAGGCGACGCTTCAAACGCTGCAGCCATTGCACCGGGCTGGCGTGCGCGCAATCCGGCTGAACCTGGCGGGCGTTTCGCATGCATTGCGCGAATGGTCAAAGGCCGCCCCGCTGTGGGACGCGCTGGCCTTGCTCGGCTGGCATCTGGAACTGCACACCGACATCGGCCGCTTGCCGGAGGTGCTTGCGCAACTGCCCGGCGAGCTGCCACTGGTCATTGACCACATGGGCAAGCCCGAGGCGATCTCGGCTGATGACGCAACGGTGCGGGCCTTGGCTGAGCGTGCCCGGCGCAGCAACGTGCATCTCAAGCTCAGTGGCGCCTACCGGCTGGGGGGATTGAACCCAGGCGAACTGTCGCGCCTGTGGCTCGGCGAGCTGGGCGCCGGCCGCCTGCTGTGGGGCAGCGACTGGCCATGCACGAACCACGAATCGCTGGCGGACTACCCCGGGCTGCTCAATTCCCTGCACGAGTGGCTGGGCGATGAAGCGGTCATCGAGACGGTACTGTCCACCAACCCCCGGCGCCTGTATTGGGGTGATTGA